CTCGCCTGTTTTTTCCTTACTCTGTATATCCGCTTCATCCCTTATCCCTTTGCTGTCCTTAAACAACCACAGCGAAATCGCTGTACCTATCGTCTGAAGAAATCCTCCCAGAGGATATCCAAAGGCATCTCTTCGTGTACAGCCTATGGTCAGTGTTCCTGTGGTTTTACCATCACATACAAGTGGAATGGCCAATTCGCTTCTTGAAGACGGAAAAACGGAAGAAAATCTCTGATCGACTGCTGTATCGGGAACGTAACAAATCTCTGTGTGTGTATATGCCCACGAGGCAATGGATGGAATCTCTATTCGCAGAACACTGTGTTCATTCGTGATGCCGAAGGATTCCAGCTGATTAAGGACCGGTTCCCTGGCACTGATTGTATGGATAGCCAGATAATCCGCGCCTACAATTGATCCAATCTCACCGAGCACAGTCCGTACATCCCGCTCACGTCCCTGCAGCAGGATCATTAAAACCTGGATTGCGTTAAGAAGCTTTACTACCCCCTGAATGTGTTGGTTTGACTGTATGTATTCAGCCATCATTGGAGCAAGACCGAGTACGAGTTTTCCGAGAGGGTCGGAGCCACGGGAAGGCATTCCCGTAATCTTCAGATAAGCCTTGTCATGTTTCTGCTTTACGGGTATTGTAACATTATGTCCCAGCTTGTCTTCAGTCCATGAAACCGCTGTTTTTGCCTTGGGCTGTTTCTCCTGGGCAGGCAGAGCCATTTCACCTACCGTTATTCTTCTGGATTTTGAAACATATACAGCTCCCCTTGCACCGGTACCCACTCTCAGGAATTCCATAATACCTCGTGCTGATCCGTCATCCTGATTCGGGTCACGAAGAATATCCATCAGTTCATTAATTGTTTGGTTTGTGAGAACATTACCATCAGAACCCTCGATTTTCTCGGTTGGCACTAGAAAAATCAATAAGCTTTCTTTATCTGGCATGAAAAGGCTTGTCATTTCGAAATGCTGAGTGATATTCTCTGTGAGCGATATATCTGCCCTGAACTGAAAGGGGGCCACCGGGATATCAGTCTTGTTATTGTAGAGTGACGTTATTCTGTCCCTGTCCTCATTTGCAATCCAATCAAGGAAACCCATCTCAATCGGATCCTTTCCACCAACACTGGAAACGAAATGGGCAGCGTGACTGTTCATTGCGATAATGATACCATTTTCATCAAGTTTGATCGCAGGTATTGGAACAACTGAAAACAGAGTACGCATGAATTTTGAGTCATCCTGTTCGAATACGCTCATGGCCATTGATGGTGATGAGAATGATACTACGAGCAATTCCTTCATAACATCGGAATTCCTGAGGGAGATTACCTGAGACTTTCTGTTATTCTGTCCCTTCCTTGTCAGAACGGAAAAATCCCTGACCTGATATCCTGAAAGACATTTTGAACTGGCCGATAGAAAAGCAGTCATTGAAACCTGATCCAGAAAATCACCAAGGGATGAAAATTCGTATCCGGTGAATATCTTGCTGGCAGATTCAGTCATGGCATAGATTATTCCGGAGCCGTTGGTCAGAATGCTTGGTTTTCCTCCCTGTATGACTTCGAGCCATTCCTCAAGTTCCAGTTTTGAAGAACTCTTGAGCAGTATGACCCTTTCGTTATCGATACTTACAGATGAGGAAAGCCAGATCTGGTTCTCCAGCAGGATGGGAAGAGTTCCGTCCTCCATATTTGATAGTGCGTTAATTATGGCATCCCGATCTACCGGTATACGGTCAAGAAGATGCGATAACCCCTGAGATATCCAGCTGATGGCATTGTTGCTGAGTATCAGAGCACAGGACTTATCAGGAATTTGAAAATTGAACGAATTGTCTTTATTTGACACTTTTCACCTCACGTGTATACAATACAGCACTTGCAGGACGATAAACAATTTCTATATTAAAGACCAAGTCTTGAGGGAGGTCTACTTGGAAAGACAGTGCTTTTGTAAATGGAATATGTCTTCGAAGAACCGGGAAGATGCTATAGAGGAGTTGCTGAAAGAATTTCCTTTTCAGAGAACTACTAAGAATCTGCTTCAAACTGCCCTTGAAACCCGGGAACTGGCAGAACCAACGGTCGTACATGAAAACATTGCCATGCCGCACTGTCGGAGTATACTGGTAGATGATTTTATGATTGTCATCGGGAAATCCAGCACAGGTATTCCATGGCCGAAGGAAATAGTAAAAGTGATAATACTTTTTATCTCACCCGTTAAACCATCCGGACCAAGCGAACACATGGAGCTGATTGGACACCTTGCAAAAACTCTCCGTTCGGGGGGAGCAGAAAAAATCCTTTCAGCTGAATCACCATCTGAAGCAGTTTCAATTCTGAAATTCAGTTATAAGGGAAACCCCAAGGATGAATAGAGAGCTTGAAAAACTTATAAGTCTTCACGATCTCGATGTAATGATATCCGACCTCGCAAATAAGGACATCAGAAGGCAGGAAAAGAAGCTCGGGTTATCTCCTGCTTCTGCTGCGGACGAATTACAGAAGATGAGGGATGAACTGGCCTCGACAATCGCTCGTAAAAACAGGGATTTGTATGACCAACTTGCCGGGCATTATGGGAATGCTGTGGTCCCCGTTATCAACCATCGATGCAGTGGCTGTTTAACTCAACTGCCAACCGCGTTTTTTGCATCTCCAGATAAGAACGATCAGGTAGAAACATGCCCTTCATGCGGCAGGTTCATCTATTGGTCTGACTGAAGCCGACAATTTCTGAATGGAGATCTGAATATGGAACTGTCAAGTAGAATAGCTCTCACATACGATGATATCCTGCTTCTTCCGGGTAGATCAGAAATACTGCCATCCGAAGCTGATCTTGAAACCAGACTCGCCAGAAAGATATTTCTCAACATTCCTGTACTTAGTGCTGCTATGGATACAGTGACCGAAGCTGATATGGCAATAGCACTGGCACAGGAGGGAGGAATGGGAGTAATTCATAAAAACCTCTCCCCGACCAGCCAGGCAGTACATGTAAGGCGTGTAAAAAGAGCCGAAAGCGGTGTGATAGTAGATCCGGTTACTCTTGAAATTGATGCTGTTATTGCCGATGCTCTAGATCTTTCGAAGCAACACAGAGTTTCCGGGTTTCCGGTTCTGAAAGATGGTAAACTTGCCGGAATGCTGACCAACAGGGATTACCAGTTTGAGGTTGACACGTCAACACCTGTGAAGAAACTGATGACCCCATGGGAGAATCTGGTAACCGCTCCTCCCTATACGAATCTTGAAGAGGCTCTTATACTGCTCAGGGAACACAGGCTCGAAAAACTCCCACTTATTGACGACGAGCAGCATCTTATCGGTTTGATAACCGTAAAAGACATACACAATGCCATCAATTATCCCAACGCTTGCAAAGATTCATCAGGCCGTCTCAGAGCCGGAGCTGCTGTTGGTGTAGGGAACGATGCGATTTTACGATCACACCTTCTTGTTGAAGCAGGGGTTGATTGCCTATTTATCGATACGGCACATGGTCATTCGGTTAAAGTGCTTGATACTGTATTTGCGCTGAGGAAGGAATTCCCTGAAGTTGCCATCGTAGCCGGTAATGTCGTTACGGCTGACGCTACGGTTGATCTTATTAAAGCAG
The sequence above is drawn from the Candidatus Aegiribacteria sp. genome and encodes:
- the guaB gene encoding IMP dehydrogenase — its product is MELSSRIALTYDDILLLPGRSEILPSEADLETRLARKIFLNIPVLSAAMDTVTEADMAIALAQEGGMGVIHKNLSPTSQAVHVRRVKRAESGVIVDPVTLEIDAVIADALDLSKQHRVSGFPVLKDGKLAGMLTNRDYQFEVDTSTPVKKLMTPWENLVTAPPYTNLEEALILLREHRLEKLPLIDDEQHLIGLITVKDIHNAINYPNACKDSSGRLRAGAAVGVGNDAILRSHLLVEAGVDCLFIDTAHGHSVKVLDTVFALRKEFPEVAIVAGNVVTADATVDLIKAGADGIKVGVGPGSICTTRIIAGVGCPQFTAVYECASAASEYDVPVIADGGIKYSGDIVKALAAGASSVMIGSLLAGISESPGETTIYKGRKYKIYRGMGSIGAMKRGSADRYFQNDRTEKKFVPEGIEGMVPFKGSLIDYLNQLIGGLRQGMGYIGSRTIKELSEKVRIVRITSAGLKESHAHDVMITKDAPNYSTDGHAY
- a CDS encoding GAF domain-containing sensor histidine kinase is translated as MSNKDNSFNFQIPDKSCALILSNNAISWISQGLSHLLDRIPVDRDAIINALSNMEDGTLPILLENQIWLSSSVSIDNERVILLKSSSKLELEEWLEVIQGGKPSILTNGSGIIYAMTESASKIFTGYEFSSLGDFLDQVSMTAFLSASSKCLSGYQVRDFSVLTRKGQNNRKSQVISLRNSDVMKELLVVSFSSPSMAMSVFEQDDSKFMRTLFSVVPIPAIKLDENGIIIAMNSHAAHFVSSVGGKDPIEMGFLDWIANEDRDRITSLYNNKTDIPVAPFQFRADISLTENITQHFEMTSLFMPDKESLLIFLVPTEKIEGSDGNVLTNQTINELMDILRDPNQDDGSARGIMEFLRVGTGARGAVYVSKSRRITVGEMALPAQEKQPKAKTAVSWTEDKLGHNVTIPVKQKHDKAYLKITGMPSRGSDPLGKLVLGLAPMMAEYIQSNQHIQGVVKLLNAIQVLMILLQGRERDVRTVLGEIGSIVGADYLAIHTISAREPVLNQLESFGITNEHSVLRIEIPSIASWAYTHTEICYVPDTAVDQRFSSVFPSSRSELAIPLVCDGKTTGTLTIGCTRRDAFGYPLGGFLQTIGTAISLWLFKDSKGIRDEADIQSKEKTGEKIHGLDDLLMSLSYRMRAPVTTLRGHTDLLVSEKLGKLTPDQRKSLNSMNIALINLVEYAERMLNFMKIELSDENLDTSWARPSDVVSSLLPVLSEKGRSQNVEVSAELPSEPFTASFDRSRLEQIIGNLVNNAIQFNKPGGSVRIEVRLDGANHWVLEVFNTGEGISSVDLPNLFDRFYTGSNFGRKTTGLGIGLTIVKSFAQQMGGTVSVRSKTGFGTWFTVRLPVS
- a CDS encoding PTS sugar transporter subunit IIA, with product MERQCFCKWNMSSKNREDAIEELLKEFPFQRTTKNLLQTALETRELAEPTVVHENIAMPHCRSILVDDFMIVIGKSSTGIPWPKEIVKVIILFISPVKPSGPSEHMELIGHLAKTLRSGGAEKILSAESPSEAVSILKFSYKGNPKDE